The DNA segment GACTCAAAATgaacactttttttttaaatataatttatccaATTCTTCAGTTCTAGTCGGATACCTTTGAGTGAATCCtctccaattaaaattttatgtgtaTTTTAGGATTCGAATTTGACATTTCTAGCTTAAGCGACTTGAGGGAAACTAAGCATCTGAGTAGTTGAGAAAAAGggatttaattatgtaatttttttttttttatatttagagAGCGTTCTGATATGATTACAGAAATAAGGGTTTGAAACATTTAAGAAAAAATGATGGAACAGTTGTTTTGGAGGTTTATGGATCAGTTTTTAcattatcattttatttttaacattatCAAACATTAGAAATTACATTAATTATTAAATCTATTTTGAATATAGTAAATGCATAAGATTTTCCAGAAAATAAACATAGCTGAAAATATGTTAATGATTGAATACTTTGTATTTTGCTTGTTTAATAAAGCACATAATAACAATCTGTTGATTTGGTTCAGTGTGGTTGCTTTTAATAGTGTCATCTCATCTAGAAGTATAATCTTTCTTTATGAGCTTCAGTAATCAGTAGTACATAAATCGAATTATTCAAATGTTTCTGATTACTCAAGGAATTGGGTAATGGATTTAATTACTTTGTATGAATTTTACAGGACTCAAGATTTTACTGTAAATTATGGAAGTTCTTCCCTGTTCTGGTGTTCAGTATGTTGGGGATACTGATTCTGTTCAACAGAATTCAGGAACTGGTTTCGTTTACAATGGTGAAACTAATGGGATTGAACACAGAAAACAAGTAAATATGGTGGATGACTTGCAGGCTGTGAATGTCGAAAGGCCTCAAAGTGATAGCCATGGAATGGAAGATGAATTGCCTCTCCCCGAACAGCACCATAGTGGAGCCTCATATTCTGATTGTCAGGTGGAAAGCCAAAGATTATCCGGGAATTGTCATGATCTTGAAGATGATGATTATTCAATGGAAACTTGCGAAGCCCCTGATAACTATAATGTAACAGTAGATACTATTGAAAGTGAACCGAGCAACTCTAGGGACGCAGAGTCTATCTTAGAACCCAAGTGGCTAGAACGCGACGAATCTGTGGCATTGTGGGTTAAGGTAACTTTCTTTATGAAATTCTCTTTAACGTCTTCTGTTTCGGGGTTTTGGCTATCCTCTATACTTTAATGAGTTATGGTTGTGTGCTAACTTGGTTTGGATTTTGGTATAGTGGAGAGGCAAGTGGCAGGCAGGAATAAGATGTGCAAGGTCAGACAGGCCGTTATCGACTTTGAAAGCAAAACCAACTCATGATAGGAAGAAATATTTTGTGGTATTTTTTCCGCATACTAGGAATTACTCCTGGGCAGATATGATGCTGGTTCGATCAATCTATGAATTTCCGCAGCCTAATGCATGTAGGACTCATAAAATTGGACTAAAGATGGTTAAAGATTTGAACATTGCAAGACGATTTATAATGAAAAAACTAGCAGTTGGCATGCTGAATATTGTTGTTCAATTTCATCATGAGGTAATTCCTTTTCTTAAATACTATTTTATCTGCAATTCTATATGAATAGTCCTATACCTTGACTTTCAATTTTGGAAAACTATTACAAGGCTTTGGTAGACACTGCTCGTGATGTAACGGTCTGGAAGGAATTTGCTATGGAGGCTGCACGTTGTAGTGGTTATTCTGACCTTGGACGAATGCTTCTGAAGCTTCAAAATGTAAGTTCCTGTCCTTTTCATATTTTGTCATACAGGAGTTAGAGATTTTATTTTTCGTGCCAATGCGGTAATTTGAATATACAAAATTGACTCGTGAGCTTGCAATCGCTTATCATAGATACTCTTTTTCAGACATATTTTGCGTTTTCTGTTGCTTGCTTATCTATTTCGTATGGCATAATTAGGCATATAGATACTCTTAAGAATTAAGctgtttttaaataaataagctCTTCCTTCAGTTTGCAATAGTCATGTAACTTCTCCTTTTTCAACAGATGATGTTGCCGTGCTACATAAATTCCGACTGGCTGCAGCATTCTTTTCATCCTTGGGCACAGCGGTGTGAGGTTGCACAAAGTGCTGAATCAATTGAATTGTTGAAGGAGGTATGCATGAAATTATGGCAGCTTGTACATGATGAACTTCAGTTGTCCTATGGTGTATACTATTTAATGCATAAGATATTGGCCTAGGAATTGTCTGATTCTTTTTTCTTTGGCCTAGGAATTGTCTGATTCCATCCGATGGAATGAAGTCAACTCTCTTTCGAATGCCCCGGTGCAGCCAACATTAGGTTCCGAGTGGAAAACCTGGAAGCATGAATTTATGAAATGGTTCTCCACATCTCAAACTCTATCCAGTAGTGGAGATGTAGAGCAGAGGAGCTGTGAGAGTCCCTCAAATATGAGTCTTCCCGTTTCCAGGAAGAGGGCTAAGCTTGAAGTTCGCCGTGCAGAGCCACTTGCTTCCCAGGTGGAAACAAGCAATTCACTTCAATCTGTGGCTGCTGAAATTGACTCTGGATTTTTCAGTCATACAGGCTCTATAAATGCCATGATTGTTGCATCCGAGCTCGCTAAAGTGGATAAATTCAGGGACAGAGCTGTTCCCTTAGAGTCTCCGTGCAGTGTAGCTGACAGATGGGATGGAATTGTTGTTGCAGCTGGAAACTCGGAGGTCACAAGGACCAAAGATTCTGAAACAACTCCTGTAAATGTTGTGGCTAAGAAAGCTTTAGACCCTGGGAGTAAGAATCGACAGTGCATTGCTTTTATTGAATCGAAGGGTAGGCAGTGTGTTAGGTGGGCAAATGATGGTGATGTGTACTGTTGTGTTCATTTGGCGTCTCGTTTCATCGGTAGCTCCAGTAAAGCTGAACCAAGGCCTCCAATTAATAGTCCAATGTGTGGAGGAACCACTGTTCTCGGAACTCATTGTAAACATCGATCTTTACCAGGATCTTCATTCTGTAAGAAACACAGGCCCCGAATTGACTCTACAAACACTTCAAATTTATCTACCAATGCACTTAAAAGAAAGTATGAGGAGGTTACTCCTGGATCAGAAAGCACATACTGCAAAGATATGGTACTAGTGGGACAAGTTGAAAGTCCGCTTCAAGTAAAGCCTTTTCAACTCATGGATGGAGACGCTTTTCACAGAAGGAATAACCTTGAACATTCCGCTCAGGATCATAGTAGTACAGAGGTGCTGCGCTGTATAGGCTCAAGTCCCCTTGATAGCAATTTCCCTTGTCATGAAACTCCAAAGCGTTATTCGTTATATTGTGATAAACACATCCCCAGCTGGCTAAAGCGTGCAAGAAACGGTAAAAGTAGAATAATTCCAAAAGAAGTGTTTACAGATCTTTTAAAAGATTGTTTTTCGCTGGATCAAAGACATTGTCTACATAAAGCATGTGAACTTTTTTACAAGCTCTTCAAAAGTATTATGTCGTTAAGAAACCCAGTTCCGATGGAAGTTCAACTTCAATGGGCCCTATCTGAGGCTTCTAAAGATTTCAGTGTTGGCGAACTCTTTTCGAAGTTGGTTTCCACTGAAAAAGAGAGGCTTATACAAA comes from the Euphorbia lathyris chromosome 5, ddEupLath1.1, whole genome shotgun sequence genome and includes:
- the LOC136229564 gene encoding histone-lysine N-methyltransferase SUVR5, with protein sequence MEVLPCSGVQYVGDTDSVQQNSGTGFVYNGETNGIEHRKQVNMVDDLQAVNVERPQSDSHGMEDELPLPEQHHSGASYSDCQVESQRLSGNCHDLEDDDYSMETCEAPDNYNVTVDTIESEPSNSRDAESILEPKWLERDESVALWVKWRGKWQAGIRCARSDRPLSTLKAKPTHDRKKYFVVFFPHTRNYSWADMMLVRSIYEFPQPNACRTHKIGLKMVKDLNIARRFIMKKLAVGMLNIVVQFHHEALVDTARDVTVWKEFAMEAARCSGYSDLGRMLLKLQNMMLPCYINSDWLQHSFHPWAQRCEVAQSAESIELLKEELSDSIRWNEVNSLSNAPVQPTLGSEWKTWKHEFMKWFSTSQTLSSSGDVEQRSCESPSNMSLPVSRKRAKLEVRRAEPLASQVETSNSLQSVAAEIDSGFFSHTGSINAMIVASELAKVDKFRDRAVPLESPCSVADRWDGIVVAAGNSEVTRTKDSETTPVNVVAKKALDPGSKNRQCIAFIESKGRQCVRWANDGDVYCCVHLASRFIGSSSKAEPRPPINSPMCGGTTVLGTHCKHRSLPGSSFCKKHRPRIDSTNTSNLSTNALKRKYEEVTPGSESTYCKDMVLVGQVESPLQVKPFQLMDGDAFHRRNNLEHSAQDHSSTEVLRCIGSSPLDSNFPCHETPKRYSLYCDKHIPSWLKRARNGKSRIIPKEVFTDLLKDCFSLDQRHCLHKACELFYKLFKSIMSLRNPVPMEVQLQWALSEASKDFSVGELFSKLVSTEKERLIQIWGFNAGENTHISSVTEEPTALPLVVDSSLGGDERSVKCKFCSEEFMDDQELGSHYMCNHRKEAQWLFRGHACAICLDSFTNRKLLESHVQERHHVQFAEQCILLQCIPCGSHFGNAEELWRHVLAVHPAEFRMQKVDQQQNMHMHKAKEVPLQKLELGNPPSVENNSENFGGNRRFICRFCGLKFDLLPDLGRHHQAAHMGARMLSSRPPKRGIRYYAYRLKSGRLSRPGFKKSLGAATYKMHNRGSGNLKKRIQASKSISIGELSAQHTLAEPEALGRLAESQCSSVANMWFSEIQKTKPRPNNPEILAAARAACCKVSLKASLEGKYGVLPERLYLKAAKLCSEHNITVQWHQDGFICPRGCKSFKDPGLLMPLVPRPNCSVGKPSANLSENTKNEWEVDECHYVIDLQHFREIPKQKVTVLCNDISFGKEVMPIVCVVDEDLLTSLYVSPDVSDGQVSNFSMPWENFTYITKPLLDQSRNPDIENMQLGCACPHSLCTPERCDHVYLFDNDYEDAKDIHGKSMHGRFPYDDKGRLLLEEGYLVYECNRLCSCSKTCPNRILQNGLRVKLEVFKTKNKGWAVRACEPILRGTFVCEYIGEVLDEQEANERRGRYGEQGCSYMYGIDAHTNDMSRLIEGQEDYVIDATKYGNVSRFINHSCKPNLVNHQVLVNSMESQYAHIGLYASRDILSGEELTHNYRYDLIPGDGFPCLCGTSECRGRLY